In Ilumatobacter fluminis, the following proteins share a genomic window:
- a CDS encoding LPXTG cell wall anchor domain-containing protein — protein MRRRVAGLLTGVLVAATAITASGGSGQAANPGGATNFDITPGGQLVIDLPAACGDTPFGATYTVTNTVDFSTAHDNRTTLRVTHTGSSVSPGAWLGRVDLDLDDPQLGLMGTCGLDFYQVGTPATTTTTTTTLAPTTTTTTTTVAPTTTTTVAPTTTTTTTTTTVAPTTTTTVAPTTTTTVAPTTTTTVAPTTTTTTTTARTVRTLTVRFSFAVSMNLIDTDKKAERLVDVLKREFSLALDVDFEAIGSTITVTSSNGPVPPHAAAGFRSQERVAAADTSALTVAIEIPADTTDFVLAVPGFVPVTVPATADSADVTLTADGRLAGRLVTSAGTPVSETPVTLVWAGYDGTPGTADDIDVQIATGADGSWDLSGMPTGTWTVLAADGTTLGTATVTSSSDSTTFTIDAAPTDTPAPVDTLPSTGSGTGSQTAAAASLILLGLGALVVSRRRSIA, from the coding sequence GTGCGGCGTCGAGTCGCCGGGCTACTCACCGGCGTGCTCGTCGCCGCAACGGCGATCACGGCGTCGGGAGGATCGGGCCAGGCAGCGAACCCGGGAGGAGCGACCAACTTCGACATCACGCCGGGCGGTCAGCTCGTGATCGATCTTCCCGCAGCATGTGGAGACACCCCGTTCGGTGCGACGTACACGGTGACGAACACCGTCGACTTCTCGACTGCGCACGACAACCGGACGACCCTTCGGGTCACGCACACCGGATCGTCCGTGTCGCCCGGCGCCTGGCTCGGTCGCGTCGACCTCGACCTCGACGACCCGCAGCTCGGCCTGATGGGAACCTGCGGCCTCGACTTCTACCAAGTCGGAACGCCCGCCACGACGACCACGACCACGACCACCCTCGCACCTACCACCACAACAACCACCACGACGGTCGCACCCACCACCACCACCACCGTCGCACCCACCACCACGACCACCACGACCACCACGACGGTCGCACCCACCACCACCACGACCGTCGCACCCACCACCACGACGACCGTCGCACCCACCACCACGACGACCGTCGCACCCACCACCACGACCACGACGACCACCGCTCGGACGGTTCGGACCCTGACGGTCAGGTTCTCCTTCGCGGTCAGCATGAACCTCATCGACACCGACAAGAAAGCAGAGCGGCTCGTCGACGTGCTGAAGCGCGAGTTCTCTCTGGCGCTCGACGTGGACTTCGAAGCCATCGGTAGCACGATCACCGTGACGTCATCGAACGGTCCGGTGCCACCACATGCGGCTGCCGGGTTCCGGAGCCAGGAACGCGTCGCCGCCGCCGACACCTCGGCCCTGACCGTCGCCATCGAGATCCCGGCCGACACCACCGACTTCGTCCTCGCCGTCCCCGGCTTCGTGCCCGTCACCGTGCCGGCGACCGCCGACTCGGCCGACGTGACCCTCACGGCCGACGGCCGCCTCGCCGGACGACTCGTCACCTCTGCCGGCACACCCGTCTCCGAAACGCCCGTCACCCTCGTGTGGGCCGGCTACGACGGCACGCCCGGCACCGCTGACGACATCGACGTGCAGATCGCGACCGGTGCCGACGGCAGCTGGGACCTGTCCGGGATGCCGACCGGTACGTGGACCGTCCTCGCCGCCGACGGCACCACGCTCGGCACGGCGACCGTCACCTCGTCGTCCGACTCGACCACGTTCACGATCGACGCGGCGCCGACGGACACGCCGGCCCCCGTCGACACGCTCCCGAGCACTGGTTCCGGCACCGGCTCACAGACCGCTGCAGCGGCGTCGCTGATCCTGCTCGGTCTCGGCGCACTCGTCGTGTCCCGCCGCCGCTCCATCGCCTGA
- a CDS encoding PP2C family protein-serine/threonine phosphatase has translation MTTRALSTAPFGLATRAGRRRDTNQDAALTGPTWFVVADGMGGHRRGDIASRAVIDTFTQSTVLGDTRTAVEAACEDAHTAIRRAAASADEPGMGSTVVGLVETGAGVVVFHVGDARCYRLVGGELRLLTRDHSHVQELIDAGRLTTEQARTHPLRNVVTRALGLDGDHTPDLVHVDPRPSRFLLCSDGLTAELGPRTIGRTLAGIERPDEAAERLVALAFDGDAHDDTTALVVDTPTIGDNGRDADPEVGR, from the coding sequence ATGACGACTCGTGCCCTCTCGACGGCACCGTTCGGTCTGGCGACCCGCGCCGGCCGTCGACGCGACACCAACCAGGACGCAGCCCTCACCGGGCCGACCTGGTTCGTCGTCGCCGACGGCATGGGCGGCCATCGCCGCGGCGACATCGCCAGCCGGGCCGTGATCGACACGTTCACCCAGTCGACGGTCCTCGGCGACACCCGCACAGCGGTCGAGGCCGCGTGTGAGGACGCGCACACGGCGATCCGACGCGCCGCAGCCTCGGCCGACGAACCCGGGATGGGCAGCACCGTGGTCGGCCTCGTCGAGACGGGCGCCGGCGTCGTGGTCTTCCACGTCGGTGACGCCCGCTGCTACCGCCTCGTCGGCGGCGAACTCCGACTCCTCACCCGCGATCACTCGCACGTGCAGGAACTGATCGACGCCGGTCGACTCACCACCGAACAGGCCCGCACCCACCCGCTCCGCAACGTCGTCACCCGAGCGCTCGGCCTCGACGGCGACCACACCCCCGATCTCGTCCACGTCGACCCGCGACCCAGCCGGTTCCTGCTCTGCAGCGACGGTCTCACGGCCGAACTCGGCCCCCGCACGATCGGCCGAACACTCGCCGGGATCGAGCGTCCCGACGAGGCCGCCGAACGGCTCGTTGCACTCGCCTTCGACGGTGATGCCCACGACGACACCACCGCACTCGTCGTCGACACCCCCACGATCGGCGACAATGGTCGCGACGCCGACCCGGAGGTCGGCCGATGA
- a CDS encoding serine/threonine-protein kinase, with protein sequence MRIEGFDDFRPIGHGGLGDVYRAERLSTGGPVAIKVLRDVSDSSVAWHRTRRELTALVSLSGHAHVIRLLELLDLPTGPALVMEYAPGGSVADLLAARPDDTLDVAEIVLIGRQAADALDAAHDQDIVHRDVKPQNLLIDGYGQIKLCDFGIASLTRSEEFRTRTSALSMRYASPEDLDEDAEVGPASDVYSLGATLLHLAHGAPPTLKERLASWHPTDSHDDGADADRAALDQVIAACLHPEPSERPTAADVLDRLEELDWQLTDRCRALPVVEPTDEARAPHLVEADQNDVGEPVDVTGDVRGEPVAPVAAAALFGDDTSASTVLRPDRPRPAARPDPTPTRRDQRWPWIVAAIAVAALVGVGLALLWPNDADAPESSTGDTTADAVPPPTEPTVTPATTASTAAAPAVSFVERPSDVPELGGDDITWPFGPVGECLVLEAGADTLTPIGCDEPHDLQRFEVDSLDAATFPPDAAFVADAVGAGTNDACRAAFIDFVGSDPGTSEFEIAVTRPSADTWADGDRGYQCLLGLPDARLVGDAAGSGQ encoded by the coding sequence ATGCGCATCGAGGGGTTCGACGACTTCCGCCCGATCGGACACGGCGGCCTCGGCGACGTCTATCGCGCGGAACGCCTGTCGACCGGCGGTCCCGTCGCCATCAAGGTGCTGCGCGACGTGTCCGACTCGTCGGTCGCGTGGCATCGAACCCGTCGCGAGCTGACGGCGCTCGTGTCACTGAGTGGCCACGCTCACGTGATCCGGCTGCTCGAGCTCCTCGACCTGCCGACCGGGCCGGCGCTCGTGATGGAGTACGCGCCCGGCGGATCGGTCGCCGACCTGCTGGCAGCGCGCCCGGACGACACGCTCGACGTCGCCGAGATCGTGTTGATCGGACGCCAGGCGGCCGACGCACTCGACGCTGCCCACGACCAGGACATCGTCCACCGCGACGTGAAGCCGCAGAACCTCCTGATCGACGGCTACGGACAGATCAAGCTGTGCGATTTCGGGATCGCCTCGCTCACCCGCTCCGAGGAGTTCCGCACCAGGACGAGCGCGTTGTCGATGCGGTACGCGAGCCCCGAAGACCTCGACGAGGACGCCGAGGTCGGCCCGGCGTCCGACGTGTACAGCCTCGGCGCCACGCTCCTCCACCTCGCGCACGGCGCGCCGCCGACGTTGAAGGAGCGGCTGGCGTCGTGGCACCCGACCGACTCCCACGACGACGGTGCCGACGCCGATCGGGCGGCGCTCGACCAGGTGATCGCTGCGTGCCTTCATCCCGAACCGAGCGAGCGCCCGACGGCGGCCGACGTGCTCGACCGGCTCGAGGAACTCGACTGGCAACTCACCGATCGGTGCCGCGCCCTGCCGGTGGTCGAACCCACCGACGAGGCGCGGGCACCGCACCTCGTCGAAGCGGACCAGAACGACGTCGGCGAGCCCGTCGACGTCACCGGTGACGTCCGAGGCGAGCCGGTGGCTCCCGTAGCGGCGGCTGCCCTGTTCGGTGACGACACGTCTGCGTCGACCGTGCTCCGACCCGACCGTCCGCGCCCGGCGGCCCGACCCGACCCGACTCCCACCCGCCGCGATCAACGTTGGCCGTGGATCGTCGCCGCGATCGCCGTGGCGGCCCTCGTGGGTGTCGGGCTCGCACTGCTCTGGCCGAACGACGCCGACGCCCCCGAGTCGAGCACCGGCGACACGACCGCCGACGCCGTGCCGCCACCGACCGAACCGACCGTCACGCCCGCAACGACGGCGTCGACCGCGGCGGCGCCGGCCGTGTCGTTCGTCGAGCGACCGAGCGATGTACCCGAGCTCGGCGGCGACGACATCACGTGGCCGTTCGGGCCGGTCGGCGAGTGCCTCGTCCTCGAAGCCGGCGCCGACACGCTGACGCCGATCGGCTGCGACGAGCCGCACGACCTCCAACGGTTCGAGGTCGACTCGCTCGACGCAGCTACCTTCCCGCCCGATGCGGCGTTCGTCGCCGATGCCGTCGGGGCCGGAACGAACGACGCCTGCCGGGCCGCCTTCATCGACTTCGTCGGCAGCGACCCGGGCACCAGCGAGTTCGAGATCGCCGTCACCCGCCCGTCGGCCGACACGTGGGCCGACGGCGACCGCGGCTACCAGTGCCTGCTCGGCCTCCCCGACGCCCGCCTCGTCGGCGATGCCGCCGGCTCCGGCCAGTAG
- a CDS encoding glycerol-3-phosphate acyltransferase, protein MRARSLLAAAAIGYLLGTFPTADLVARRASAGRVDLRRSGSGNPGTMNAVNVLGAKAGAAVLVGDLGKGALASVVGGAVAGPVGAHVGGSASVIGHCYPAWNGFRGGKGVAASVGQCLVTFPAYFPIDLAVGAATAAMPWWRQRAFGATMVSSACWVAGGVVWWRRGWSNGWGPTPSAALPIAAAVSSAVIAERFAAGQRSHHHGHHRDDHRDDHDQHEG, encoded by the coding sequence ATGCGTGCCCGCTCCCTCCTCGCCGCCGCGGCGATCGGCTATCTGCTCGGCACGTTCCCCACCGCCGACCTCGTGGCCAGGCGGGCATCGGCCGGTCGCGTCGACCTCCGACGCTCCGGATCGGGCAACCCCGGCACCATGAACGCCGTCAACGTGCTCGGCGCGAAGGCCGGCGCCGCGGTGCTCGTGGGTGACCTCGGCAAGGGAGCGCTGGCATCGGTCGTCGGCGGTGCGGTCGCCGGGCCCGTCGGGGCCCACGTCGGTGGGAGCGCCTCCGTGATCGGCCACTGCTACCCCGCGTGGAACGGGTTCCGGGGTGGGAAGGGTGTCGCCGCCAGCGTCGGCCAATGCCTCGTCACCTTCCCCGCCTATTTCCCGATCGACCTCGCCGTCGGCGCCGCCACGGCGGCGATGCCGTGGTGGCGTCAGCGGGCGTTCGGGGCGACGATGGTGTCGTCGGCGTGCTGGGTCGCCGGCGGCGTCGTGTGGTGGCGCCGCGGGTGGAGCAACGGCTGGGGCCCGACGCCGAGCGCCGCCCTGCCCATCGCCGCCGCGGTGAGCAGCGCGGTGATCGCGGAACGTTTCGCCGCCGGACAGCGTTCCCACCATCATGGCCACCACCGCGACGACCACCGCGACGACCACGACCAGCACGAGGGCTGA